Proteins encoded in a region of the Plasmodium falciparum 3D7 genome assembly, chromosome: 1 genome:
- a CDS encoding multidrug resistance-associated protein 1 has protein sequence MTTYKENVGISNKGNKKKKSCQNISFLNFLSFDWIRPLINDLIKGDIQELPNICRNFDVPYYASKLEENLRDIEVEDSEFYSEKNSSNEHVLHHCNSNDASEKKVYNVYYHNILWSILKTFKFRIILIISFYILETLIVTLGGKFIDYYMRILEGQKIPVYISFLKDFKVFSGLVVVMIMFFHLFFEALLHFYFHLFTINLKVSLMYFLYKINLCSNNNHLQNPDAFYNTYRKFSSQTEIDEISRDFLSIGKNASSSSSGIKNNNKNIDNNKFVENDYIINFIKSTKKMEKDSLNENRSLPNVNIYNIMFSDVPSVTFFVTSCINLFNVFVKIFMSFYVFHIKIGSNSVGIAIWLSIALYSAMILFEFLPSLFKSKYLIYRDKRIDNMHHVLKEFKLIKMFNWESFAFKYINIFRMKEMKYCKIRLYLSNIGVFISSISSDIVEVVIFFIYLKDRLNKKEEIKFTSIIMPLYVYKILISNVANFPNLVNNVMEGIVNIKRLNNYINDHLYYNDIKNYFMYRTRYNEDYNIVVDKTFLQNENITSHDDGTSHNLKHLKNVIKNKLTNMFKYFFFYHKMNYHKNIINKQILSGLLKNVDDNTNKKICFQEHKSNSTYNYNSSHIHEKKEEYENIHNSSNSTMSNEFKEKKKNNEYIIKLENCSFGLSYDNKCDNDHILKNINFNLKRNSLAIIIGNVGSGKSAFFHSILGDFNMTHGNLYIENFFKKMPILYVPQNSWLFMGNIRSMILFGNEYNPLIYKYTILQSELLNDLSTIEHGDMKYINDDHNLSKGQKVRICLARALYEHYIHMHKLCTDYEKKLIQPNEILDKDLINNKNISSYNNKKSKLVNYNIPFNENYLQKCLMDDNNFYLYLLDDIFTSLDPSISKKIFSNLFCKEDNISFKDNCSFIISMNKSTLDNFLIEDILDNVQYEVNIFEIQDKTLKYRGNISEYMEKNNLNITKESHWGYSNLNTIDYTRIKLFDEVELNHVKHSNKMIYKEAYFVKGNTESVSFEIDSINKEYIKKMKKKNYKKEHMNKNNKDNNNNNNNSNKDDHININMNDNHRNYNDINLGPNSTDDSPTVSSLGNEYTLDTYTSNNSDKEEIVKPLYKDTHEEFNKSSSMPFVKSSSNMINNPSNFKYEDNSSSFKGSISLETYLWYFQQVGFVLLTSVVIFMLISIFTDEIKFVFLTMMSIISKNNKEHSDTILQKQVRYLEYFVILPIISLVTSGICFSMIIYGNITSAIKVHNNILYSILNAPLYIFYNNNLGNIINRFIIDISAFDYGFLKRIYKAFFIFFRCILSSLLIIYMIRDCIFIFPFVIILIYFFVFKRFSRGCKEAQRLYLSCHTPLCNIYSNALSGKNIINIYKKNTYHLDVYEHYINNFRISYFFKWLINIWASLYIKIFILLLTTYIIMHPHLYASGIIKLYKEKNYVRILSTLGYCISFSARLGVIIKFLLCDYTHIEKEMCCVQRLEEFAKISNKENASMNKENELNVITTQTYKEKNENISDKISAIVEYKNVSLSSIINSSQDDESKKKYGIKFENVYVSYKKKIPLVNGTYKYIDEEPSLKNINMYALKNQKIGIVGKSGAGKSTILLSILGLINISQGKITVEGRDIRTYNRKGEDSIIGILAQSSFVFYNWNIRTFIDPYNNFTDDEIVHALKLNGINLGKNDLYKYMHKQDMKSNYKKIIQTSKVINQSNDNTILLTNDCIRYLSLVRLYLNRHKYKIILIDEIPIFNLNNSVHDELNSFLIGKAKSFNYIIRNHFPNNTVLIISHHANTLSCCDYIYVLRKGEITYRCSYEDVKTQSELSHLLEMDD, from the coding sequence ATGACGacatataaagaaaatgttgGAATATCaaataaaggaaataaaaaaaaaaaaagttgtcaaaatatatcatttttaaattttttatcttttgatTGGATAAGACCGTTAAtaaatgatttaataaaagGAGATATTCAAGAACTTCCTAATATATGTCGGAACTTCGATGTGCCATATTATGCATCTAAATTAGAAGAGAATTTAAGAGATATAGAAGTAGAAGACTCCGAATTTTACAGTGAAAAAAATTCATCTAACGAACATGTATTACACCATTGTAATTCAAATGATGCAAGTGAAAAGAAAGTGTATAATGTTTATTaccataatattttatggtCAATTTTGAAAACATTTAAGTTTcgaataattttaataataagtttttatattttagagACATTAATTGTTACCTTGGGGGGGAAATTCATAGATTACTATATGCGTATTTTAGAAGGTCAAAAGATTCctgtatatatttcattcttAAAAGATTTCAAAGTATTCAGTGGGTTAGTGGTAGTGATGATAATGTTTTTCCATTTGTTTTTTGAAGCTCTTttgcatttttattttcatctctttacaataaatttaaaagtatcactaatgtattttttgtataaaattaatttatgcAGTAATAACAATCATTTACAAAATCCAGATGcattttataatacatatagaaAATTTTCTTCACAAACAGAAATTGATGAGATAAGCAGAGATTTTTTAAGTATTGGTAAGAATGCATCCTCCTCTTCATcaggaataaaaaataataataaaaatatcgataataataaatttgtggaaaatgattatataattaattttataaaaagtacaaagaaaatggaaaaagattcattaaatgaaaataggAGTTTACCTAATGTgaacatttataatattatgttttcTGATGTACCGTCTGTAACATTTTTTGTTACTTCTTGtattaatttgtttaatgtatttgttaaaatttttatgtcTTTTTATGTGTTTCATATAAAGATTGGGTCCAATTCAGTTGGAATTGCAATATGGTTGTCCATTGCTTTATACAGTGCAATGATACTATTTGAATTTTTACCAAGTTTATTTAAaagtaaatatttaatttatcgAGATAAAAGAATTGATAACATGCATCATGTATTAAAAGAATTCAAattgataaaaatgtttaattGGGAATCATTTGcttttaaatacataaatatatttcgaatgaaagaaatgaaatattGTAAAATAAGACTTTATTTGAGTAACATAGGAGTTTTTATAAGTTCAATTTCCTCTGATATAGTTGAAGTggttatattctttatttatttaaaagatagattaaataagaaagaagaaattaaatTTACATCAATTATTATGCccttatatgtatataagaTATTAATTTCGAATGTAGCAAATTTTCCAAACTTAGTTAATAATGTTATGGAAGGTATAGTAAATATTAAAcgtttaaataattatattaatgatcatttatattataatgatataaaaaattattttatgtacCGTACAAGATATAATGAAGATTATAATATTGTAGTGGATAAGAcatttttacaaaatgaaaatataacttCTCATGATGATGGTACATCACATAATTTGAAACATTTAAAAAacgtaataaaaaataaattaacaaatatgtttaaatattttttcttttatcatAAGATGAATTAtcataagaatataataaataaacaaatattatcTGGTTTACTTAAGAACGTAGATGATAATacgaataaaaaaatatgtttccAGGAACATAAAAGTAAttctacatataattataatagtagTCAtatacatgaaaaaaaagaagaatatgaaaatattcacAATAGTAGTAATAGCACAATGAGTAATGAattcaaagaaaaaaaaaagaataatgaatacattataaaattagaaaattGTAGTTTTGGTTTatcatatgataataaatgtgATAATGaccatattttaaaaaacataaattttaatttaaaaaggaATTCATTAGCAATAATTATAGGAAATGTTGGATCAGGAAAAAGTGCATTTTTCCATTCTATATTAGGAGATTTTAATATGACACATGGTAATTTGTATATTGaaaattttttcaaaaaaatgcCAATCTTATATGTTCCTCAAAATAGTTGGTTATTTATGGGAAATATTAGATCAATGATTTTATTTggaaatgaatataatccattaatttataaatatactatATTACAAAGTGAATTATTGAATGATTTGAGTACCATAGAACATGGagatatgaaatatattaatgatgaTCATAATTTAAGTAAAGGACAAAAAGTAAGAATATGTTTAGCTAGAGCATTATATGAgcattatattcatatgcaCAAATTATGTACagattatgaaaaaaagcTTATACAACCTAATGAAATATTAGATAaggatttaataaataataaaaacatttcttcatataataataaaaaaagtaaattagTTAACTATAATATTCCATTCAATGAAAATTACCTTCAAAAATGTTTAatggatgataataatttttatttgtatttacttgatgatatatttacatCTTTAGATCCTTCCATATCTAAAAAGatattttctaatttattttgtaaagaAGACAATATAAGTTTTAAAGATAATTGTAGTTTTATTATCTCAATGAATAAAAGTACGTTGGATAATTTTCTTATTGAAGATATTCTTGATAATGTTCAATATGAAGTAAACATTTTTGAAATTCAGGATAAAACTTTAAAATATAGAGGAAATATATCAGAATATATGGAAAAGaacaatttaaatataactaAAGAAAGTCACTGGGGTTATTCAAACTTAAATACAATAGATTATACCAGAATAAAATTGTTTGATGAAGTGGAACTTAATCATGTTAAACATagtaataaaatgatatataaggAAGCTTATTTCGTAAAAGGGAATACGGAGAGTGTTTCCTTTGAAATTGATAGTATAAATAAGGAGTATAttaagaaaatgaaaaagaaaaattataaaaaggagcatatgaataaaaataataaggacaacaataataataataataatagtaacaaGGACGaccatattaatattaatatgaatgataacCATAGAAACTATAATGACATTAATTTGGGGCCTAATTCTACAGATGATAGTCCAACTGTTTCTTCGTTAGGAAATGAATATACGCTTGATACCTATACTAGTAATAATTCTGATAAGGAAGAAATTGTAAAACCTTTATATAAAGATACACATGAAGAATTCAATAAAAGTTCATCAATGCCTTTTGTCAAAAGTTCAagtaatatgataaataatccaagtaattttaaatatgaagATAACTCATCCAGTTTTAAGGGTTCCATAAGTTTAGAAACGTATTTATGGTATTTTCAACAGGTTggatttgttttattaactTCAGTAGTAATATTTATGCTTATATCTATTTTTACAGATGAAATAAAGTTTGTCTTTTTAACTATGATGAGTATTATttctaaaaataataaagaacatTCAGACACAATATTACAAAAGCAAGTAAGATATTTGgaatattttgtaatattacCAATAATATCATTAGTAACATCAGGTATATGTTTTTCTATGATCATATATGGAAATATTACATCAGCAATAAaagtacataataatatattatatagcaTATTAAATGCAccattgtatatattttataataataatttagggaatataataaatcgaTTTATTATTGATATATCTGCTTTTGATTATGGATTTTTAAAGAGAATATATAAAgcctttttcattttttttcgttGTATCTTATCATccttattaattatatatatgataagagattgtatttttattttcccttttgtaattatattaatatatttttttgttttcaaAAGATTTTCGAGAGGTTGTAAAGAAGCACAAAGGCTGTATTTATCATGTCATACTCCTTTATGTAACATCTATAGTAATGCATTGTCTGGAAaaaacattattaatatatataaaaaaaatacatatcatTTGGATGTATATGAGcattatataaacaattttCGAATtagttatttttttaaatggcTTATAAATATTTGGGCATCTCTTTATATTAagatttttatattgttattaacTACTTACATTATTATGCATCCTCATTTATATGCAAGTGGAATaatcaaattatataaagaaaaaaattatgttcgAATTTTGAGTACCCTTGGATACTGTATATCGTTTTCTGCTAGACTAGgtgttattataaaatttcttttatgtGATTATACTCacatagaaaaagaaatgtgCTGTGTTCAAAGATTAGAAGAATTTGCTAAAATTtctaataaagaaaatgctTCTATGAATAAggaaaatgaattaaatgTAATAACAACACAAAcatataaggaaaaaaatgaaaatatctCGGATAAGATATCTGCAATTGtcgaatataaaaatgtatcgTTATCTTCAATTATAAATAGTTCTCAGGATGatgaatcaaaaaaaaagtatggTATTAAATTTGAGAATGTATATGtaagttataaaaaaaaaattccttTAGTTAATGgtacatataaatacatagATGAAGAACcatcattaaaaaatattaatatgtatgctttaaaaaatcaaaaaattgGGATAGTAGGAAAATCAGGCGCAGGAAAAAGTACTATACTTTTATCTATCTTAggattaattaatatttcaCAAGGAAAAATAACAGTAGAAGGAAGAGACATTCGAACATATAATAGAAAAGGAGAAGATAGTATTATTGGTATTTTAGCTCAAtcttcttttgttttttataattgGAATATAAGAACTTTTATTGatccatataataatttcacAGATGATGAAATTGTTCATGCTCTAAAATTGAATGGTATAAATTTAGGTAAAAacgatttatataaatatatgcataaacAAGATATGAAatcaaattataaaaaaataatacaaacatCAAAAGTAATAAACCAATCAAATGATAATACTATTCTATTAACAAATGATTGTATAAGATATCTATCTTTAGTTAGACTTTATTTAAATcgacataaatataaaatcatattAATAGATGAAATtcctatttttaatttaaacaATTCTGTTCATGACGAATTAAATAGTTTTTTAATTGGTAAAGCAAAgtcatttaattatataataagaaatcaTTTTCCAAATAATACAGTCCTAATTATTTCACATCATGCAAATACTTTGTCTTGTTGTGactatatttatgtattaagAAAGGGAGAAATAACTTATCGTTGTAGTTACGAAGATGTAAAAACGCAATCTGAATTATCACATTTGTTAGAAATGGACGACTAA
- a CDS encoding glutamic acid-rich protein GARP: MNVLFLSYNICILFFVVCTLNFSTKCFSNGLLKNQNILNKSFDSITGRLLNETELEKNKDDNSKSETLLKEEKDEKDDVPTTSNDNLKNAHNNNEISSSTDPTNIINVNDKDNENSVDKKKDKKEKKHKKDKKEKKEKKDKKEKKDKKEKKHKKEKKHKKDKKKEENSEVMSLYKTGQHKPKNATEHGEENLYEEMVSEINNNAQGGLLLSSPYQYREQGGCGIISSVHETSNDTKDNDKENISEDKKEDHQQEEMLKTLDKKERKQKEKEMKEQEKIEKKKKKQEEKEKKKQEKERKKQEKKERKQKEKEMKKQKKIEKERKKKEEKEKKKKKHDKENEETMQQPDQTSEETNNEIMVPLPSPLTDVTTPEEHKEGEHKEEEHKEGEHKEGEHKEEEHKEEEHKKEEHKSKEHKSKGKKDKGKKDKGKHKKAKKEKVKKHVVKNVIEDEDKDGVEIINLEDKEACEEQHITVESRPLSQPQCKLIDEPEQLTLMDKSKVEEKNLSIQEQLIGTIGRVNVVPRRDNHKKKMAKIEEAELQKQKHVDKEEDKKEESKEVEEESKEVQEDEEEVEEDEEEEEEEEEEEEEEEEEEEEEEDEVEEDEDDAEEDEDDAEEDEDDAEEDDDDAEEDDDDAEEDDDEDEDEDEEEEEDEEEEEESEKKIKRNLRKNAKI, from the exons atgaatgtgCTATTTCTTTcgtataatatttgtattcttttttttgttgtatgCACATTAAATTTTTCTACTAAg tgcTTTTCCAATGGTTTATTGAAGAATCAAAATATCCTAAACAAAAGTTTTGATTCCATAACGGGAAGATTATTAAACGAAACcgaattagaaaaaaataaagatgataattCAAAATCTGAAACGTTGTTAAAAGAggaaaaagatgaaaaggATGATGTACCTACAACGAGTAATGACAACCTTAAGAATgctcataataataatgaaatttcAAGTTCAACTGATCCAAcgaatattattaatgttaatgataaagataatgaaaactctgtagataaaaaaaaagataaaaaagaaaaaaagcataaaaaagataaaaaagaaaaaaaagaaaaaaaagataaaaaagaaaaaaaagataaaaaagaaaaaaaacataaaaaagaaaaaaaacataaaaaagataaaaaaaaagaagaaaacagTGAAGTGATGTCTTTATATAAAACGGGTCAACATAAACCAAAAAACGCAACAGAACATGGTGaagaaaatttatatgaagaaatggtaagtgaaataaataataatgcaCAAGGTGGACTCCTTTTATCAAGCCCATATCAATATAGAGAACAAGGAGGATGTGGAATCATATCTAGTGTTCATGAGACGTCTAATGATACAAAAgataatgataaagaaaatatatccGAAGACAAAAAGGAGGACCATCAACAAGAAGAAATGTTGAAAACACTTGATAAAAAAGAACgtaaacaaaaagaaaaagaaatgaaagaacaagaaaaaatcgaaaaaaaaaaaaaaaagcaagaagaaaaggaaaagaaaaaacaagaaaaagaaagaaaaaaacaagaaaagaaagaacgtaaacaaaaagaaaaagaaatgaaaaaacaaaaaaaaatagaaaaagaaagaaaaaagaaagaagaaaaggaaaagaaaaagaaaaaacatgATAAGGAAAATGAAGAAACAATGCAACAACCAGATCAAACAAGTGAAGAAACCAACAATGAAATTATGGTACCATTACCAAGTCCATTGACAGACGTAACTACACCAGAAGAACACAAAGAAGGAGAACACAAAGAAGAAGAACACAAAGAAGGAGAACACAAAGAAGGAGAACACAAAGAAGAAGAACACAAAGAAGAAGAACACAAAAAAGAAGAACACAAATCAAAAGAACACAAATCAAAAGGAAAGAAAGATAAAGGAAAGAAAGATAAaggaaaacataaaaaagcaaaaaaagaaaaagtaaaaaaacaCGTAgttaaaaatgttatagaAGATGAAGACAAAGATGGTGTAGAAATAATAAACTTAGAAGATAAAGAGGCATGTGAAGAACAACACATAACAGTAGAAAGTAGACCACTAAGCCAACCACAATGTAAACTAATAGATGAACCAGAACAATTAACATTAATGGATAAATCAAAAGTTGAAGAAAAAAACTTATCCATACAAGAGCAATTAATAGGTACCATAGGACGTGTTAATGTAGTACCCAGAAGAGATAatcataagaaaaaaatggcGAAGATAGAGGAAGCTGAACTTCAAAAACAGAAACATGTTGATAAGGAAGAAGACAAAAAAGAAGAATCCAAAGAAGTAGAAGAAGAATCTAAAGAGGTACAagaagatgaagaagaagtagaagaagatgaagaagaagaagaagaagaagaggaagaagaagaagaagaagaagaagaagaggaagaagaagaagatgaagtagaagaagatgaagatgatgctgaagaagatgaagatgatgctgaagaagatgaagatgatgctgaagaagatgatgatgatgctgaagaagatgatgatgatgctgaagaagatgatgatgaagatgaagatgaagatgaagaagaagaagaagatgaagaagaagaagaagaatcagaaaaaaaaataaaaagaaatttgaGAAAAAATGccaaaatttaa